One part of the Mariniblastus fucicola genome encodes these proteins:
- a CDS encoding aspartate-semialdehyde dehydrogenase, translated as MAKRIAIAGATGAVGTLVRQMLEDRNFPYETITFLASKRSAGSTIEFKGETHTIKLLEPDAFNDIDIVIGSTPDDVAAMFVPWAVERGCIVVDESGYHRMLDHVPLVVPEVNADAIADHKGIIASPNCSTTQMVVAMKPIHDAAKIKRVIVSTYQATSGAGVKGQQDLTDGSRAFLEEKEHDYQAFSHPIAFNVIPQIGSHKADGYTSEELKMVYETRKIFGDDSIQVCPTCVRVPVSNCHSETILLETERPVSPEEARKLFEDAEGITVVDDLDGGIYPMPNNSDDLDDVFVGRIRKDISCENGLTFWCVSDNLRKGAATNAVQIAELLVSDKYSACGTSN; from the coding sequence TTGGCCAAGCGTATCGCAATCGCGGGAGCTACTGGAGCCGTCGGCACACTCGTTCGGCAAATGCTCGAAGACCGCAACTTTCCCTATGAGACCATCACTTTCCTGGCGTCGAAACGTTCTGCCGGTTCGACGATTGAGTTCAAGGGCGAGACGCATACGATTAAGCTGCTGGAACCGGACGCTTTCAATGACATTGATATCGTCATTGGCTCAACACCCGACGACGTGGCAGCGATGTTCGTTCCGTGGGCAGTTGAGCGTGGCTGTATTGTTGTCGACGAAAGTGGTTACCATCGCATGCTCGATCATGTGCCGTTGGTCGTCCCGGAAGTTAACGCCGACGCGATCGCGGATCACAAAGGGATCATCGCCAGCCCGAACTGCAGCACGACTCAGATGGTTGTGGCCATGAAGCCGATCCACGACGCAGCGAAAATCAAACGCGTCATCGTTTCGACTTATCAGGCCACCAGCGGCGCCGGAGTGAAAGGCCAGCAGGACTTGACCGATGGCTCTCGTGCTTTCCTTGAAGAAAAGGAACACGATTACCAGGCGTTCAGCCATCCGATCGCCTTCAACGTGATCCCGCAAATCGGTTCGCACAAAGCGGACGGCTATACTTCGGAAGAGCTGAAGATGGTTTACGAGACTCGCAAAATTTTCGGCGATGATTCGATTCAGGTCTGCCCGACTTGCGTCCGCGTTCCTGTTTCCAATTGTCACAGCGAGACCATTCTTCTGGAAACCGAGCGTCCTGTCTCGCCAGAGGAAGCTCGCAAGCTTTTCGAAGACGCTGAAGGCATCACGGTCGTTGATGATCTCGATGGCGGAATCTATCCAATGCCTAACAACAGCGACGACCTGGATGATGTCTTCGTCGGCCGAATCCGCAAGGATATCAGCTGCGAAAACGGGCTGACGTTTTGGTGCGTGAGCGACAACCTGCGCAAAGGTGCGGCAACGAACGCGGTTCAGATTGCTGAGCTTTTGGTATCGGATAAGTACTCGGCATGCGGCACCTCAAACTGA
- a CDS encoding carbohydrate-binding domain-containing protein, producing the protein MIHKTKSDACSLYVEQLEPRQMLSTVTIEAFGYTGEEVMVVTAGETELLREVVPSSQEGSFTFDVDDSLSFDDLRINFVNDLYEPGVKDRNLSIRRYVFDGINHILKAPNVFSTGTYVPGRGVEPGYDLGSILHQNGYIQVQDFGSGEIDFNGNTWQVSRPFSPDQISVDPEYNELVVNGSGGEISLSRQIKFEPGALVKLTVDAWRNQIYGSIDNAGVGAGVDFCDAEGNELPSFFNFDLNDNAMDPSNRVQSNQFTAPANATSAFLWIWVGETSDDTLVPLRLTDLRLETVDLSQDVEPPVVTISGSPELNVFSVGNGESAAVFNLRITDNFQVPPTPDAILSSIQVELIDPEGRVYLPRISSYSDFGGRGDIFFVYYRLDNFPSDGSPLVEGDYSVRLIGGTLADARGNFAPDQIVATIPVVDNRV; encoded by the coding sequence ATGATTCACAAGACGAAATCTGACGCCTGTTCACTGTACGTCGAACAGCTGGAGCCAAGGCAGATGCTCTCGACGGTCACGATCGAAGCATTCGGTTACACCGGCGAAGAAGTCATGGTGGTCACTGCCGGAGAAACTGAATTGTTGCGCGAGGTCGTGCCCTCCTCTCAGGAAGGTTCGTTCACTTTTGACGTCGACGATTCGCTGTCCTTTGATGATCTTCGGATCAACTTCGTCAATGACCTCTACGAGCCCGGAGTCAAAGACCGCAATCTGAGCATCAGACGATACGTTTTCGATGGCATCAACCACATCTTGAAAGCACCCAACGTATTTTCAACCGGAACCTACGTGCCTGGCCGCGGAGTTGAGCCGGGCTACGATCTGGGCAGTATTTTGCACCAGAACGGCTACATCCAGGTTCAGGATTTTGGCTCGGGCGAAATCGACTTTAATGGAAACACTTGGCAGGTAAGTCGTCCGTTCAGTCCCGATCAGATTAGCGTGGACCCGGAGTACAACGAACTGGTCGTCAACGGATCCGGAGGAGAGATTTCTCTTTCACGCCAAATTAAATTCGAACCAGGTGCTCTGGTAAAACTGACGGTGGACGCATGGCGAAACCAGATCTATGGATCGATCGATAACGCGGGAGTCGGCGCAGGCGTCGACTTCTGTGACGCGGAGGGAAATGAGCTTCCGTCGTTCTTCAACTTCGACCTCAATGACAACGCGATGGATCCATCGAATCGCGTGCAGTCAAATCAGTTTACCGCGCCAGCGAATGCAACTTCGGCTTTCCTCTGGATTTGGGTCGGAGAAACATCGGACGACACACTCGTGCCGCTTCGATTGACGGATCTTCGTCTGGAAACGGTTGACCTTTCGCAAGACGTCGAGCCTCCGGTTGTTACGATCAGCGGCAGTCCGGAGCTGAACGTTTTTTCGGTCGGCAACGGAGAGTCAGCAGCTGTCTTTAACTTACGGATCACTGACAATTTTCAGGTTCCTCCGACTCCGGACGCGATCCTTTCCAGTATCCAGGTCGAGCTGATTGATCCGGAAGGCCGCGTTTACCTGCCGAGGATTTCCAGCTACAGCGACTTCGGAGGGCGAGGCGACATCTTCTTCGTGTACTATCGCCTCGACAATTTTCCATCAGACGGCAGTCCTCTGGTCGAAGGAGACTATTCGGTTCGGCTGATCGGCGGAACACTGGCTGACGCGAGAGGGAATTTTGCTCCGGATCAGATCGTCGCCACGATCCCGGTCGTTGATAACCGAGTGTGA